In a genomic window of Zingiber officinale cultivar Zhangliang chromosome 9B, Zo_v1.1, whole genome shotgun sequence:
- the LOC122024242 gene encoding zinc finger AN1 domain-containing stress-associated protein 15-like, giving the protein MAGERCNLNKDEAEILKPSSPSLTSSSPPPPPPSPSALCLQPIQELSAPNTPPENLGNPVAVDLPHKLKLNDEAPPPFRFINRCSSCHKRVGLTDFWCRCGDLFCVLHRYSDTHDCPFDYKAAGREQIAKANPLIRAAKIIKI; this is encoded by the coding sequence ATGGCAGGGGAAAGATGCAATCTTAATAAGGATGAAGCTGAAATCCTCAAACCCTCTTCCCCTTCTCTCACTTCCTCCTCGCCGCCGCCACCACCACCCTCCCCGTCTGCTCTTTGCCTTCAGCCGATACAAGAGCTCTCAGCTCCAAATACACCGCCTGAGAATTTGGGAAACCCGGTGGCCGTGGATCTTCCGCACAAGCTGAAACTCAACGACGAGGCTCCGCCACCGTTTCGATTCATCAACCGCTGCTCCAGTTGCCACAAAAGGGTAGGGCTTACTGACTTCTGGTGTCGGTGCGGGGATCTCTTCTGTGTCCTCCACCGCTACTCTGACACCCACGATTGCCCTTTCGATTACAAGGCCGCTGGTCGAGAGCAGATTGCCAAGGCCAACCCGCTCATAAGAGCTGCTAAGATCATCAAAATTTGA